The genomic stretch ATATAAGGTTAGAAAGATAATTGATCCGCAAAAGTCGATCAGTTAGTAGTAGTGTATAGACGAATGACAATATATTGACGATTAATGCTATCGTGATCTTTTTACACAGGTACTCAGGCAGTTAATTAAAATATAGCCAATTTTATACAACAAACTATTGACTGTATTTTACAAATAATTCTTTTTCCATTCGATAACAAGTCTATTTTATTAAAATTTTTCGAATGCTTTAAAAGATTGAAAATTTAGGAACTCCAATTTAGAAAACTCTTTTTAAAACACTATAAAGCATAAAAAATCTCATCAAAAAAATAGCTGTATAAAAAGCAAAAGGAGTGTTCCCCAACACTCCTTTCTAATTGTAGAATAATAAACCTCAATAAAAATATTCATTGAAACTTAATCTAAATTAGTAAATGTTGAACTCGTAATTTGGTTTTTTTTGTGAGCGTAGAGAAAAGTTAATAAGCGTTGCGTTTTTAGTAGAAAAATAAAAAAGGAGTGTCCCCCAACACTCCTTTTTTCATAAGAAATATATTCTTCAATTTTCGAACTTAATAATTTAAGTCTGTAAATTTATAGTAAAGAATAAATAACCTAAAAAACCTGAGACAAACTTAGGCAAAGTATAAGCGTCATAAAAGAAACACTACACGTAATTTATAAATTACGTACAAATAAAATTGGTGTTAAAAATTTGATTTACAATGAGTAACCCTACAAGAATTAGCAAACTTTGTAGCTATTAAATAATTGAATTCAAATATGGTTTTTGTATGATTTTTTGAGTTATCAATCCTAAAAACTGCTATTTCGGATCATCGAAATATTGAAAATAAGCAAATCATATAAGCGAATTCTGGATATTTTTAATGGAATCATTACAATTTACAATAATTCGTTTTCTTCCAAACTGTCTTTGATGGTATTGCGAACTATGCGATACGTTTTGCGCTGTACAAACAATCTAAATACAAACGTATAAAAACGATTTTTAGTAAAGCTTTGCACAATTTTACGAATCCGTTTCTGAATTGGCTTTTTATAAGTTTGATCAAACGTTTCCATATCAAAGGTTGGATATTTCGGATACGCTAATTCTGCATCAATTCCATATGTATTTGTATCATATTTTCTTTCTATTGCGCGCAACACACGCATGTCAGGAATGATAGGAAAGTATTTCGGAACTTTATTGAGATCATCTTTATTGCCATAACAAAAACGATCTTGTGATGCTGCAGTTACTTGCTTGCCAAATCGTTTCACTATGTTTCTATTTTCAATAGCAAAATAATACCGTAAAAACGATTGGCAATTTTTTCGCCCTAATTGAAAATCGTGCTCTCGGAACGATTCATCTAAAAAACCGCCAAATCCACTTAATGGCGCTGATGCTAAATCACTTTTGGAACGAACCAATCCTGTTGCCGAATGTTGCTTTCTTTTTGGTTCTACCAGAAATTTTGTACGATTGCTTAACGACAACGCTTCAAAAATTCCATCTTGATTAAACATTACTTGATTTCGCAATGCTTTAAACATTCCTTTGGCAATAGAAATAATATCTCTTTTTGAGTCGTACGCATCTTCACTATTATCTTGATTTGGAAAAGGATCCACCATGATAATGGCGTAATTATCTTTTTCTTTTATCGCTGGATTTTTCTCCAAAAGTACTTTCATTCCAATACCAAACGGTTCATTGTTAATGAGTCCGCCATCGACAGAATTAAACGTATACATATCATCTTTTTGTAAATCGACACGAATACCTTCACTCCTATCAAACAAATATTTTGGATAGCGCGCTACATATTCTTGCGCAATTGTAATCTCTCTCGATTTCAATCCAATCGGAAATGCAGACGTACTCAATGTTGCTTCTTTCAAGTAATTAACGTGTGTTGAATTTTCCAAATCCAATACAAAATATAACGACTCTTCATCTGTTGGAATTCCAGGTTTAAAAGCTTCATTAGAAATTTTATATCGAAAAAAACCACCGTGATTCGTAATTACACTTTCACTATCTTTAAAATCGATATTAAAATTTAATCCGCGTAAATTTGTAGTTGTCAATACCAAATCCAAACTTTTAGAAACATACTTAGGAAACGCCACATTATCATTGGTTTGCAAAGCTTTGTCAGCAATAATATCAATTGCATCCGAATTTAACAACGATTCTGGATATTCGCCATCTTTCAAATCATCAACATTCAATAACTTCAACAACGATTTTTCTGTATCAGTATCTGCCATTTTCACCCAAGATTGGTAAAACACATTGTCTTCGCCTGTTGGATTGTCTCTATTGACAAATTTATGTTCCTTATTTAACAGACTTAAAACAGTCAACGTTCCTGTAATTCCTCCAGCGGAAGCGCCACTTAACACTTCCAACTCCACATCATGCATCGGAATCGAATGATCGTACTCAACATGATTTTCTCCTACTATTTTATTATGTTTTTTTGCCTTTTCCCATAAATGTAACGATTCTAACAAATAATCAATAACGCCAGCTGTGTAAGCTCCGGCAGAAACTGCGCCTGCCATTGTAATGCATATTTTAAACTTTTCTGATGACATATTTTGTGTAAATTTCTGCATAAATATAGTGTTTTATGACGCTGAATATTGCACTTTTAGTATTAATCTAAGTACAATTTTTAACAAACAAATACAATGCGAGCATAACATTTACAATTATAATGTTTGCTATCTTTGTCCTGTAAATTATGAAATTATGAAGATTGAACAAATATACACAGGTTGCCTAGCGCAAGGTGCTTATTATATAGAATCAAACGGTGAAGCGGCAATCATTGATCCGTTACGGGAAACGAAATCATATATTGATAAAGCAAACGCTAATGGCGTGAAAATTAAGTATGTTTTTGAAACGCATTTTCATGCAGATTTTGTTTCTGGTCATTTAGATTTAGCAAAAGCAACTGGCGCTACAATTGTTTTTGGACCAAATGCAACTACTGATTACGAAATATACAGTGCAAAAGATGAAGAAGTATTTACCATCGGAAATATAAAAATAAAAACACTCCACACACCAGGACATACACTTGAATCTACTACGTACTTATTGATCGATGAAGCTGGGAAAGATCATGCTATTTTTTCAGGTGATACGTTGTTTTTGGGCGATGTTGGAAGACCAGATTTGGCAATTAAGTCTGACTTAACAAAAGAAGATTTGGCTGGAATGTTGTTTGATTCATTACGAAACAAAATTATGCCGTTGGCAGATGATGTTATTGTATATCCTGCGCATGGAGCTGGATCGGCATGTGGGAAAAATTTAAGCAAAGAAACGGTTGGATTACTTGGCGAACAGAAAAAGACGAATTATGCGTTGCGCGCAGCTATGACAAAAGATGAATTTGTAAAGGAAGTTTTGGACGGAATTGCGCCGCCACCACAATATTTTTCTAAAAATGCGATGTTGAACAAATCTGGGTATGCAACTTTTGAAACTGTTTTGGAAAAAGGAAATGTTCCGTTAACGCCAACAGCTTTTGAAGTTTTAGCGAATGAAGAAAATGCGTTGGTTTTAGATGTTCGTCCTCAAAAAGATTTCTTAGCAGCACATATTCCAAATAGTATTTTTATTGGACTTAACGGAAGTTTTGCTCCTTGGGTTGGCGCATTGATCACAGATTTGAAGCAACCAATTTTATTAATTGTACCAGAAGGTAAATCTGCGGAAGCTGTAACACGACTTTCCCGTGTTGGATACGATAATACACTTGGCTATTTAGAAGGCGGAATTAACGCATGGAAAATGGCTAAAAAAGACACCGCAAGTATTACTTCTATTTCTGCAGAAGAATTTGCAAATCGTTTTAAAAATAATAAACTGAATGTATTAGATGTTCGTAAAGACGGCGAATACCAAGCGAAACATATAGAAGGCATACAACATTTTGCACTAGATTTTATTGATAAAAACATGAACGAAATTGACGCAAACAAAGCCTATCACATTCATTGTGCTGGCGGATATCGCTCTGTCATTGCGGCTTCTATTTTAAAAGCACGTGGTTTTCATAAAGTAACTGATGTTGCTGGCGGATTTGGTGCAATCAAAAAAACTGACTTACCATTTACAGAATTTGTATGTCCATCTACACTTTCTAAAGAAGAAGAAAAATAATCTCAAACATTTATAAATAGCAAAAAGACGCTGGTTAGGCGTCTTTTCTATGTTAAAAATCACTCGCGGTGTTATTTTATTAATACGATAATTTATCTATTTAATTAGTACATGTATCTTAATGCAGTGACATCATTTCCATTAAATTCTCCATCTTCAGAAGAACTGAAACAAGCATTCATTAATGAAGTTGAATCATATCCTGTTGGTGTTCCTGGAATATGGATTGCTCCAACTCCAGCAGTTCCTTCATTTGAATTTTGACCACAACTTTGTCTGCTGAAGTAATCTGAATGACGGAATCCTATTGAGTGACCTATTTCGTGTCCAATAACATGCTCGTGAACATTGTTACTGTAACCTGCCATTCCTGAGTTAATTTTAACCCACTTGTATGGGTTTCCTCCTGAAGGGAAACCTGCAGATCCACCTGCGCCTCCAGACACTTGGTACACTACCATATCTTTACTTTGATAGTTAGTACCAAATGATAAACTGAAACTAATGTCTAAGTTTAATGCGTTATAGTTATCAACTGCCCAACGAAGTCCTGTTTGCATTGCAGTTGTTAATCCATTAGAGTTATTTCCTGTGTATCCAATGATAGTAATTACTCCATCAGATACTAAATTATTTGTACGATATTGCTTGCTAGTAATGTCTCCACCAAGTTCCATATTCATCAATTGGTCGCGTGTCATTATAATGTCATCTTCAAGTAAATATGCAGGCTCCAATTTTCCATTTGGCTTTTCAAGCATCGTTTCCTGCATGTCAAATGTGTTGAAGTGAAGAGATCTTGCTTTTTCAAGAACGTCTTGTGGAATTCCAATTGCTGAGTCTTCTTGCTCATCTACTACTGAAGTATCTTTACTACAAGATACAACTGTGATTCCTAAAGATAAGGCTAATAATAAGGTTAAGTTTTTAAATTTTTTCATATTTAAAGTTTTACTGGTTAATGTTAATTAAAGTTTGGAGCGATTTTTAACATGTTTCAAATGTAATAATAAGATTGAGAAAATGCTAATGAAATGTTAAAAAAACTGAGAATACTTAAAAAATTAACACTTTATATGCATATTGTTAAATATTTGACAAAAAAATAAGCGCTCTTGTGGAGCGCTTATGTATGCTAATATATTTAAAATCTTCTAGTTACTAAATAATTTCTGCCGAAAGTCCAGCTTCTAACAATTTACTGCATCTTGGTTTTAATTCTTCATATTGTCCAGTTTTAACCGTACATTTTCCTTTGTAATGAACAATTATGGAACATTGTTCGGCTTGTTCAGCACTATGATCACATGCAAAAATTAATGTTTCAATAACATGATCAAACGTGTTTACCTCATCATTATACAATACAATTTCATTGTTTTTTTGTACATCTTCTAAGGTTTCTACTTGTTCCTCAACTTTTTCTTGTGTACTCATCGTCAATATTTTAAGGCAAAATTACAAATTTTAACGCAACCCAATTGTTTTTTTCAAGCTTACGCTCGAATTTTAACTTGTTTTTAGCACATTCATCCGTTATGATCGGAATATCTTCCGTGTAAAATCCGCTTAGAAACAATATTCCATCAGAATTTAAACATGTTGCGTATTGATGAATGTCTTCTAAGAGTATGTTTCTATTAATGTTTGCTATAATGATATCGTACTTTTTACCTTCTAATAGCGAAACATCGCCTTCATATACAGAAATGTGTTTGCAATTGTTGCGTTCAACATTTTCTAATGAATTTAAGTAACACCAATTGTCAATATCAATTGCGTCTAGTGGTTTTGCGCCTTTCATTTCAGCCATAATTGCCAAAACGCCAGTTCCGCAACCCATATCCAACACTTTTTTATCTGTAACATCTGTGTGCAAAATATGTTGCAACATCATATGTGTTGTTTCATGATGTCCAGTTCCAAAGCTCATTTTTGGTTCTATAACAATATCATATTGGGCATTTGTTTTTTCATGAAATGGCGCGCGAACAGCACATTTTCCATCAACTTCAATAGGTTGAAAGTTTTTTTCCCATTCTTCATTCCAATTCACTTGCTCTATGACTTCTTCTTCATAACTAATTTGAAACTCGTCACTGCTTAGTATTTGAATGTCTTCTAAAATGTTTTCATGCCAATCTCCTTTTTGAATGTACGCATTGACACCTTTTTCATTTTCCACAAAACTTTCAAAGCCAGCAAAACCCAATTGTGCAATTAAAATTTCAGTTCCAGTTTGCACAGGAGTTACTTTAAATATGTATCCTATATATGTTGTAGACATTTATAATGCGTTTATGATAGCTACAAAATCTGCCGCTTTTAAAGCCGCGCCACCAATTAATCCTCCGTCAACATCTTCTTTTGCAAATATTTCGGCTGCATTTGCAGGTTTTACGCTTCCTCCATATAAGATAGAAACTTCATTTCCTACTTCACTTCCAAATTTTTCTGAAACCGTTTTTCGAATAAAAGCGTGCATTTCTTGCGCTTGTTCTGGCGAAGCTGTTTCTCCAGTTCCTATTGCCCAAACTGGCTCATACGCTAATACAATACCTTTCCAGTCTTCTGTATTCAGATGAAATAATGCGTTGCTTAATTGACTTTTAACCAAAGAAAAATGATTTCCTGCTTTACGATCTTCCAATTCTTCTCCAAAACAAAATACAATTTCCATATCATTTGCTAAGGCAGTATTTACTTTTTTGGCTAACAATTCGTCTGTTTCGCCAAAATATGCTCTGCGTTCGCTGTGCCCAAGAATAACCGTTTTAACTCCAACACTTTTCAACATTTGCGCTGAAATTTCGCCTGTATACGCACCATTTGCTTCTTGATGCATATTTTGTGCAACAACTTCAATATCGTGTCCTTTTAATACTGTAAACGCTTGAAAAAGGTTTACATATGCTGGCGCAACCATGAC from Kordia antarctica encodes the following:
- the prmA gene encoding 50S ribosomal protein L11 methyltransferase, which translates into the protein MSTTYIGYIFKVTPVQTGTEILIAQLGFAGFESFVENEKGVNAYIQKGDWHENILEDIQILSSDEFQISYEEEVIEQVNWNEEWEKNFQPIEVDGKCAVRAPFHEKTNAQYDIVIEPKMSFGTGHHETTHMMLQHILHTDVTDKKVLDMGCGTGVLAIMAEMKGAKPLDAIDIDNWCYLNSLENVERNNCKHISVYEGDVSLLEGKKYDIIIANINRNILLEDIHQYATCLNSDGILFLSGFYTEDIPIITDECAKNKLKFERKLEKNNWVALKFVILP
- a CDS encoding M57 family metalloprotease; the protein is MKKFKNLTLLLALSLGITVVSCSKDTSVVDEQEDSAIGIPQDVLEKARSLHFNTFDMQETMLEKPNGKLEPAYLLEDDIIMTRDQLMNMELGGDITSKQYRTNNLVSDGVITIIGYTGNNSNGLTTAMQTGLRWAVDNYNALNLDISFSLSFGTNYQSKDMVVYQVSGGAGGSAGFPSGGNPYKWVKINSGMAGYSNNVHEHVIGHEIGHSIGFRHSDYFSRQSCGQNSNEGTAGVGAIHIPGTPTGYDSTSLMNACFSSSEDGEFNGNDVTALRYMY
- the tpiA gene encoding triose-phosphate isomerase, with product MRRKIVAGNWKMNNDLSETEALLNDLIAQVSNTHVSVMVAPAYVNLFQAFTVLKGHDIEVVAQNMHQEANGAYTGEISAQMLKSVGVKTVILGHSERRAYFGETDELLAKKVNTALANDMEIVFCFGEELEDRKAGNHFSLVKSQLSNALFHLNTEDWKGIVLAYEPVWAIGTGETASPEQAQEMHAFIRKTVSEKFGSEVGNEVSILYGGSVKPANAAEIFAKEDVDGGLIGGAALKAADFVAIINAL
- a CDS encoding MBL fold metallo-hydrolase — its product is MKIEQIYTGCLAQGAYYIESNGEAAIIDPLRETKSYIDKANANGVKIKYVFETHFHADFVSGHLDLAKATGATIVFGPNATTDYEIYSAKDEEVFTIGNIKIKTLHTPGHTLESTTYLLIDEAGKDHAIFSGDTLFLGDVGRPDLAIKSDLTKEDLAGMLFDSLRNKIMPLADDVIVYPAHGAGSACGKNLSKETVGLLGEQKKTNYALRAAMTKDEFVKEVLDGIAPPPQYFSKNAMLNKSGYATFETVLEKGNVPLTPTAFEVLANEENALVLDVRPQKDFLAAHIPNSIFIGLNGSFAPWVGALITDLKQPILLIVPEGKSAEAVTRLSRVGYDNTLGYLEGGINAWKMAKKDTASITSISAEEFANRFKNNKLNVLDVRKDGEYQAKHIEGIQHFALDFIDKNMNEIDANKAYHIHCAGGYRSVIAASILKARGFHKVTDVAGGFGAIKKTDLPFTEFVCPSTLSKEEEK
- a CDS encoding patatin-like phospholipase family protein, coding for MQKFTQNMSSEKFKICITMAGAVSAGAYTAGVIDYLLESLHLWEKAKKHNKIVGENHVEYDHSIPMHDVELEVLSGASAGGITGTLTVLSLLNKEHKFVNRDNPTGEDNVFYQSWVKMADTDTEKSLLKLLNVDDLKDGEYPESLLNSDAIDIIADKALQTNDNVAFPKYVSKSLDLVLTTTNLRGLNFNIDFKDSESVITNHGGFFRYKISNEAFKPGIPTDEESLYFVLDLENSTHVNYLKEATLSTSAFPIGLKSREITIAQEYVARYPKYLFDRSEGIRVDLQKDDMYTFNSVDGGLINNEPFGIGMKVLLEKNPAIKEKDNYAIIMVDPFPNQDNSEDAYDSKRDIISIAKGMFKALRNQVMFNQDGIFEALSLSNRTKFLVEPKRKQHSATGLVRSKSDLASAPLSGFGGFLDESFREHDFQLGRKNCQSFLRYYFAIENRNIVKRFGKQVTAASQDRFCYGNKDDLNKVPKYFPIIPDMRVLRAIERKYDTNTYGIDAELAYPKYPTFDMETFDQTYKKPIQKRIRKIVQSFTKNRFYTFVFRLFVQRKTYRIVRNTIKDSLEENELL
- a CDS encoding ATP-dependent Clp protease adaptor ClpS, whose protein sequence is MSTQEKVEEQVETLEDVQKNNEIVLYNDEVNTFDHVIETLIFACDHSAEQAEQCSIIVHYKGKCTVKTGQYEELKPRCSKLLEAGLSAEII